The Enterococcus rotai genome includes a window with the following:
- a CDS encoding heavy-metal-associated domain-containing protein has protein sequence MEKTVTINGMKCDGCVNIVKENFEKIAGVQSATVDLEKKSASVTSDREISNNELQNALSETKFTVA, from the coding sequence ATGGAAAAAACAGTAACGATCAACGGAATGAAATGTGATGGATGTGTAAACATCGTCAAAGAAAATTTTGAAAAAATTGCAGGTGTTCAATCTGCAACAGTTGACTTAGAAAAAAAATCAGCATCTGTCACAAGTGATAGAGAAATCTCAAATAATGAGTTACAAAATGCATTATCAGAAACTAAATTTACTGTGGCTTAA